The following are encoded in a window of Sinorhizobium sojae CCBAU 05684 genomic DNA:
- the groES gene encoding co-chaperone GroES, which translates to MASTNFRPLHDRVVVRRVESEEKTKGGIIIPDTAKEKPQEGEIVAVGSGARDESGKVVPLDVKAGDRVLFGKWSGTEVKINGEDLLIMKEADIMGIIG; encoded by the coding sequence ATGGCAAGCACCAATTTCCGTCCGCTGCACGACCGCGTTGTCGTCCGCCGCGTCGAGTCTGAAGAAAAGACCAAGGGCGGCATCATCATTCCGGACACCGCAAAGGAAAAGCCGCAAGAAGGCGAAATCGTGGCTGTCGGATCGGGCGCTCGTGACGAAAGCGGCAAGGTCGTCCCGCTCGACGTCAAGGCTGGTGACCGCGTCCTGTTCGGCAAGTGGTCCGGCACCGAAGTCAAGATCAACGGCGAAGACCTTCTGATCATGAAGGAAGCCGACATCATGGGCATCATCGGCTGA
- a CDS encoding chromate resistance protein ChrB domain-containing protein encodes MASFNSISIEKLARLVGTPKGPVIIDVRDDDDFSADPHLVPGSFHRTHADVRQWAQQYKGHWVVALCKHGGKLSEGVAGWLRNAGATAEILEGGIEAWRAAGLPLVPVASLPNADPSGGSVWVTRSRPKIDRIACPWLIRRFVDPHANFLYVTPAEVEMVGERFGATPFDIEGVFWSHRDMDCTFDTMVKEFRLSFPALEHVARIVRGADTDRLDLDPRAAGLLAFSLGLSRMYADDLEQLEAGMTLYDALYRWARDATQEKHDWVSHGGKGKRT; translated from the coding sequence ATGGCCTCGTTCAATTCCATCTCCATCGAAAAACTTGCCCGGCTCGTCGGAACTCCCAAAGGCCCCGTTATCATCGACGTGCGCGATGACGACGATTTTTCGGCCGATCCCCATCTCGTGCCAGGTTCTTTCCACCGGACCCATGCCGACGTCCGGCAATGGGCGCAGCAATACAAGGGGCACTGGGTCGTCGCGCTCTGCAAGCACGGCGGCAAGCTCAGCGAAGGAGTGGCCGGCTGGCTTCGCAATGCGGGCGCGACCGCCGAGATACTGGAGGGCGGGATCGAGGCCTGGCGAGCAGCGGGCCTGCCTCTCGTCCCGGTCGCGAGCCTTCCGAACGCCGACCCGTCCGGTGGTTCCGTGTGGGTGACAAGGTCAAGGCCGAAAATCGACCGCATCGCCTGTCCCTGGCTGATCCGCCGCTTCGTCGATCCGCATGCCAATTTCCTCTATGTCACGCCTGCCGAGGTCGAGATGGTAGGCGAACGCTTCGGCGCAACACCATTCGATATCGAAGGGGTCTTCTGGAGTCATCGCGACATGGACTGCACCTTCGATACGATGGTCAAGGAATTCCGTCTCTCCTTCCCGGCGCTCGAGCATGTCGCCCGCATCGTGCGCGGCGCCGACACCGACAGGCTCGATCTCGATCCTCGCGCCGCCGGCCTGCTCGCCTTCTCGCTTGGCCTCTCCCGCATGTATGCCGACGATCTCGAACAGCTCGAGGCAGGCATGACGCTCTACGACGCGCTCTACCGCTGGGCGCGCGATGCGACCCAGGAGAAGCACGATTGGGTATCCCACGGCGGCAAGGGGAAGCGGACGTGA